One Panicum virgatum strain AP13 chromosome 9K, P.virgatum_v5, whole genome shotgun sequence genomic region harbors:
- the LOC120650845 gene encoding ABC transporter G family member 51-like isoform X2, whose product MRRDGTGRNPIYPARTVARPFRIPLHRNQNPTHFSRSRRRRRRAMSFAARGVQHHVAVDVEAGDEERRRAREEDEANLLWAAIEERPFAKRRNLAIVLPDPDSAGARTSGGGGAGEGKVVDVRRLDRPGVQRVLRRALATADLDNANLLHGIKARFDAVGLEVPQVEVRFRNLTVSTEVHVGRRALPTLVNYVHDVAERLLISCHLLRPKKRKLTILDDVSGIVRPGRMTLLLGPPSSGKSTLLLALAGKLDPQLKKNGEVIYNGISLMEFCVQRTSAYISQTDNHIGELTVRETLDFAARCQGASENWQECLKDLLDLENKRGIRPSPEIDAFMKTASVGGQKHNLVTDYVLRVLGLDVCAGTPVGTDMARGVSGGQKKRVTTGEMVVGPRKTLLMDEISTGLDSSTTFQIVKCMRNFVHEMEATVLMSLLQPAPETFDLFDDLILLSEGQIIYQGPIVHVVDYFKSLGFSLPPRKGIADFLQEVTSRKDQAQYWSDKSKQYTFISASTMASAFKQSQYGRSLVSTLSDPYVGTNSPQALARSKFAVSKLSLVKACFARELILISRNRFLYTFRTCQVAFVGVITCTIFLRTRLHPVDEQNGNLYLSCLFYGLVHMMFNGFTELPITISRLPVFYKHRDNYFHPAWAFSIPNWILRIPYSLIEAVVWSCVVYYTVGFAPTADRFFRFMLLLFSVHQMALGLFRMMGAVARDMTIANTFGSAALLAIFLLGGFIVPKEAIKPWWQWAYWVSPLMYGQRAISVNEFSASRWSKVSVAGSNSTVGTNVLISHNLPTQDYWYWIGVGALLAYAVLFNGLFTLALAFLNPLRKAQATMPSDSEEIDDAGIDNLSNGQVIIENNGRNYEFKGQTEGELNKGMILPFLPLTMTFHNVNYFVDMPKEIQARGVAEKRLQLLSQVSGVFRPSVLTALVGSSGAGKTTLLDVLAGRKTGGYIEGDIRISGHKKEQRTFARVAGYVEQNDIHSPQVTVEESLWFSSILRLPKDISRETRHEFVEEVMALVELDQLRHALVGRQGSTGLSTEQRKRLTIAVELVANPSIIFMDEPTSGLDARAAAIVMRTVRNTVDTGRTVVCTIHQPSIDIFEAFDELLLLKRGGRVIYGGSLGVNSIDMIGYFQSIPGVRRIPEGYNPATWMLEVSTQACEESLGLDFTTLYKNSDQFRNVEGIIEALSAPADGMKPLEFSSEFSQNFLMQFKACLRKQSLIYWRSPEYNVVRLFFTTIAAVIFGSIFWNVGMKRGTTEDLMLVMGALYAACLFLGVNNASSVQPVVSTEMIVYYRERAARMYSSFPYAAAQRFLTLQFRHLYLASSLTS is encoded by the exons ATGCGTCGGGATGGAACCGGTCGAAACCCGATATACCCCGCTCGCACAGTCGCACGACCCTTCCGTATTCCTCTCCACCGAAACCAAAACCCCACACACTTCTCTagatcgcggcggcgacggcggcgggcgatGTCATTTGCGGCGAGAGGCGTCCAGCACCACGTGGCGGTGGATGTGGAGGCCGGGGACGAGGAGAGGAGGAGAGCgcgggaggaggacgaggccaACCTGCTCTGGGCGGCCATCGAGGAGCGTCCCTTCGCCAAGCGGCGCAACCTCGCCATCGTCCTCCCCGACCCTGACAGCGCCGGCGCCCGCACCAGCGGAGGAGGCGGTGCGGGAGAGGGCAAGGTGGTGGACGTTCGGAGGCTCGACCGGCCTGGGGTCCAACGCGTGCTCCGCAGGGCTCTTGCCACCGCCGATCTCGACAACGCCAACCTCCTCCACGGCATCAAGGCCCGCTTCGACGC GGTGGGCTTGGAGGTGCCGCAGGTGGAGGTGAGGTTCCGCAACCTCACTGTATCCACGGAGGTCCACGTCGGCAGACGGGCGTTGCCAACGCTCGTCAACTACGTCCACGATGTTGCCGAG AGACTTCTAATCTCCTGCCACCTTTTACGTCCTAAAAAGCGCAAGCTCACTATTTTGGATGATGTTAGCGGCATTGTCAGACCTGGGAG AATGACATTATTGCTGGGACCACCTTCATCTGGGAAATCAACGCTCTTGTTGGCTCTAGCCGGTAAACTGGATCCTCAGCTAAAG AAAAATGGAGAAGTGATCTACAATGGAATTTCTCTCATGGAATTTTGTGTACAACGAACTTCTGCTTATATTAGTCAGACAGACAATCATATTGGAGAGTTGACAGTGAGAGAAACTTTAGACTTTGCTGCAAGATGCCAGGGTGCAAGTGAAAACTGGCAAG AGTGCTTGAAGGATCTACTAGATCTTGAAAACAAGAGAGGCATAAGACCGTCTCCAGAAATAGATGCCTTTATGAAG ACAGCATCTGTTGGAGGACAAAAACACAATCTTGTTACAGACTATGTGCTGAGAGTGCTTGGATTGGATGTGTGTGCTGGTACTCCTGTTGGTACTGACATGGCAAGAGGTGTCTCTGGTGGTCAGAAAAAACGAGTCACTACGG GTGAAATGGTTGTTGGACCTAGAAAAACCCTTCTCATGGATGAAATATCAACAGGTCTTGACAGCTCAACAACTTTTCAAATAGTTAAGTGCATGAGGAACTTTGTTCATGAGATGGAGGCTACTGTGCTTATGTCACTTCTTCAGCCTGCACCAGAGACATTTGATCTATTCGATGATCTAATTCTTCTCTCAGAAGGGCAGATCATTTATCAAGGCCCCATTGTGCATGTTGTGGACTATTTCAAATCATTAGGATTTTCTCTGCCTCCTCGTAAGGGAATTGCAGATTTCCTCCAAGAG gTGACATCAAGGAAAGACCAAGCTCAGTACTGGTCTGACAAGTCAAAACAGTATACTTTTATTTCTGCGTCGACAATGGCTTCTGCATTTAAGCAATCCCAGTATGGCAGATCTCTGGTTTCGACTTTAAGCGATCCATATGTTGGCACAAATTCTCCTCAGGCGCTTGCCAGATCAAAGTTTGCAGTATCAAAGCTTAGCCTTGTTAAAGCATGCTTTGCCAGGGAGCTTATTTTAATAAGTCGCAACCGTTTTCTCTACACTTTCAGGACATGCCAA GTTGCTTTTGTCGGTGTAATCACATGCACAATATTTCTTCGTACAAGATTACACCCTGTTGATGAGCAAAATGGGAATCTTTATCTGTCTTGTCTGTTTTATGGACTTGTTCATATGATGTTCAATGGTTTTACTGAGCTGCCCATTACTATTTCACGGCTTCCAGTGTTCTATAAGCACAGAGACAATTACTTTCATCCTGCATGGGCTTTCTCAATCCCCAATTGGATACTAAGAATTCCGTATTCTCTTATTGAAGCGGTAGTTTGGTCATGTGTTGTTTACTACACAGTAGGCTTTGCGCCTACTGCTGATAG ATTCTTTCGCTTTATGCTATTGTTGTTCTCTGTACATCAAATGGCTCTGGGCCTTTTCCGGATGATGGGAGCTGTAGCACGAGACATGACTATTGCTAATACTTTTGGATCGGCTGCCTTATTGGCAATTTTTCTCTTAGGAGGGTTTATTGTTCCTAAAG AGGCTATAAAACCATGGTGGCAGTGGGCTTATTGGGTTTCCCCCTTAATGTATGGACAACGTGCTATTTCAGTTAATGAATTCTCAGCATCCAGATGGTCAAAG GTATCAGTTGCTGGCAGCAATAGTACAGTTGGAACGAATGTTCTTATTTCACACAATCTCCCTACACAAGATTATTGGTACTGGATTGGAGTTGGTGCTTTATTGGCTTATGCCGTCTTGTTCAATGGTCTATTTACTCTTGCTTTGGCATTCCTTAATC CTCTACGGAAGGCCCAAGCGACGATGCCATCTGATTCTGAGGAAATAGATGATGCAGGAATTGATAATCTATCCAATGGACAAGTTATTATAG AAAATAATGGCAGAAATTATGAGTTTAAAGGACAGACTGAAGGAGAACTTAACAAGGGAATGATACTACCATTTCTACCTCTAACAATGACATTTCACAATGTGAACTATTTTGTTGATATGCCCAAG GAAATACAAGCAAGGGGTGTAGCCGAGAAAAGACTACAGTTGCTGTCTCAAGTAAGCGGGGTATTTAGGCCCAGTGTCCTAACAGCACTGGTCGGCTCAAGTGGTGCTGGAAAGACAACCCTTCTTGATGTTTTAGCTGGCAGAAAAACAGGCGGATATATCGAAGGTGATATCAGGATCTCTGGACATAAGAAAGAACAAAGAACCTTTGCCAGGGTAGCAGGATATGTTGAGCAAAATGATATCCACTCACCACAAGTGACAGTTGAAGAGTCCTTGTGGTTTTCGTCAATCTTACGGCTTCCAAAAGATATAAGTAGAGAAACAAGACAT GAATTTGTCGAGGAAGTTATGGCTTTGGTAGAGCTTGATCAACTGAGACATGCATTAGTAGGGAGACAGGGTTCTACTGGATTGTCAACAGAGCAAAGGAAACGCCTTACAATAGCTGTTGAACTAGTTGCAAATCCATCAATTATTTTCATGGATGAACCTACTTCTGGTTTGGATGCAAGAGCAGCTGCCATTGTGATGCGTACTGTCCGAAATACTGTTGATACTGGGAGAACTGTAGTTTGCACTATACACCAGCCCAGTATTGATATCTTTGAAGCCTTTGATGAG ctcctcctcctgaaACGTGGAGGccgtgttatatatggtggttCTCTGGGTGTCAACTCAATTGACATGATTGGTTATTTTCAG TCTATTCCCGGGGTTCGTCGTATCCCTGAAGGCTACAATCCAGCAACCTGGATGCTTGAGGTCAGCACACAGGCATGTGAAGAGAGCCTTGGGTTAGATTTTACAACATTGTACAAGAACTCAGATCAGTTCAG GAATGTGGAAGGGATAATTGAAGCATTAAGTGCTCCAGCTGATGGCATGAAGCCTTTGGAATTCTCATCGGAGTTTTCACAGAACTTTCTAATGCAGTTCAAAGCATGCTTGCGTAAGCAAAGCCTTATTTACTGGAGAAGTCCAGAGTACAATGTTGTGCGATTATTTTTCACAACCATTGCTGCTGTCATATTCGGATCAATATTTTGGAACGTTGGAATGAAAAG